The following coding sequences lie in one Lolium perenne isolate Kyuss_39 chromosome 2, Kyuss_2.0, whole genome shotgun sequence genomic window:
- the LOC127332742 gene encoding uncharacterized protein, whose product MALKNSAFFLLGLLLYCVAMSGAARILEETAPTKGEEHKPELPPLPKVELPPFPEVHLPPKPELPKMELPSFPEVHLPPKPEFPKVELPPKPELPKVELPTFPEVHLPPKPEMPKVELPPKPELPTIPEFHFPEPEAKP is encoded by the coding sequence ATGGCTCTGAAAAATAGCGCTTTCTTCCTTCTTGGTCTGCTTCTCTACTGTGTCGCCATGAGCGGCGCGGCCAGAATCTTGGAGGAGACTGCTCCCACCAAGGGTGAGGAGCACAAGCCTGAGCTGCCACCACTGCCCAAGGTGGAGCTGCCGCCGTTCCCGGAGGTGCACTTGCCACCTAAGCCTGAGCTTCCTAAGATGGAGCTACCATCGTTTCCGGAGGTGCACCTGCCACCTAAGCCCGAGTTTCCTAAAGTGGAGCTGCCACCTAAGCCTGAGCTCCCAAAGGTAGAGCTGCCAACGTTCCCGGAGGTGCACCTACCACCCAAGCCGGAGATGCCCAAGGTGGAGCTGCCACCAAAGCCAGAGTTGCCGACCATCCCCGAGTTCCACTTCCCAGAGCCGGAAGCTAAGCCATGA
- the LOC139830111 gene encoding uncharacterized protein isoform X2, whose translation MALKNSAFFLLGLLLYCVTMSGAARILEETAPTKGEEHKPELPPLPKVELPPFPEVHLPPKPELPKVELPPFPEVHLPPKPELPKVELPTFPEVHLPPKTEMPKVELPPKPELPKVELPKVELPPKPELPTIPEFHFPEPEAKP comes from the exons ATGGCTCTGAAAAATAGCGCTTTCTTCCTCCTTGGTCTGCTTCTCTACTGTGTCACCATGAGCGGGGCGGCAAGAATCTTGGAGGAGACTGCTCCTACCAAGGGTGAGGAGCACAAGCCTGAGCTGCCACCACTGCCCAAGGTGGAGCTGCCGCCATTCCCCGAGGTGCACTTGCCACCTAAGCCCGAGCTGCCCAAGGTGGAGCTGCCGCCATTCCCCGAGGTGCACTTGCCACCTAAGCCCGAGCTGCCCAAGGTGGAGCTGCCAACGTTCCCGGAGGTGCACCTGCCACCCAAGACGGAGATGCCCAAAGTCGAGCTGCCACCTAAGCCAGAGCTGCCCAAGGTGGAGT TGCCCAAGGTGGAGCTGCCACCGAAGCCAGAGTTGCCCACCATTCCCGAGTTCCACTTCCCGGAGCCGGAAGCTAAGCCATGA
- the LOC139830111 gene encoding uncharacterized protein isoform X1, which produces MALKNSAFFLLGLLLYCVTMSGAARILEETAPTKGEEHKPELPPLPKVELPPFPEVHLPPKPELPKVELPPFPEVHLPPKPELPKVELPTFPEVHLPPKTEMPKVELPPKPELPKVELPTFPEVHLPPKPEMPKVELPPKPELPTIPEFHFPEPEAKP; this is translated from the coding sequence ATGGCTCTGAAAAATAGCGCTTTCTTCCTCCTTGGTCTGCTTCTCTACTGTGTCACCATGAGCGGGGCGGCAAGAATCTTGGAGGAGACTGCTCCTACCAAGGGTGAGGAGCACAAGCCTGAGCTGCCACCACTGCCCAAGGTGGAGCTGCCGCCATTCCCCGAGGTGCACTTGCCACCTAAGCCCGAGCTGCCCAAGGTGGAGCTGCCGCCATTCCCCGAGGTGCACTTGCCACCTAAGCCCGAGCTGCCCAAGGTGGAGCTGCCAACGTTCCCGGAGGTGCACCTGCCACCCAAGACGGAGATGCCCAAAGTCGAGCTGCCACCTAAGCCAGAGCTGCCCAAGGTGGAGTTGCCAACGTTCCCGGAGGTACACCTGCCACCCAAGCCCGAGATGCCCAAGGTGGAGCTGCCACCGAAGCCAGAGTTGCCCACCATTCCCGAGTTCCACTTCCCGGAGCCGGAAGCTAAGCCATGA
- the LOC139830110 gene encoding uncharacterized protein: MSSKNAAVFLLGLLLSCATMSGAARILEEETAPSKDEEHKPELPALPKVELPPSPEVHLPPKPELPKVELPPFPEVHLPPKPELPTFPAVHLPAKPELPKLELPTFPEVHLPPKPELPKVELPPKPELPTIPEFHFPEPEAKP, from the coding sequence ATGTCTTCGAAAAACGCCGCTGTCTTCCTCCTCGGCCTGCTTCTCTCGTGCGCCACCATGAGCGGCGCAGCGAGAATCTTGGAGGAGGAGACCGCTCCATCCAAGGACGAAGAGCACAAGCCCGAGCTGCCAGCGTTGCCCAAGGTTGAGCTGCCGCCATCCCCGGAGGTGCACTTGCCACCTAAGCCCGAGCTGCCGAAGGTTGAGCTGCCGCCGTTCCCGGAGGTGCACCTGCCACCCAAGCCCGAGCTGCCAACATTCCCGGCGGTGCACCTTCCAGCTAAGCCCGAGCTTCCCAAGCTGGAACTCCCAACCTTCCCGGAGGTGCACCTGCCACCCAAGCCTGAGTTGCCCAAAGTGGAACTGCCGCCAAAGCCAGAGTTGCCCACCATTCCCGAGTTCCACTTCCCAGAGCCGGAGGCTAAACCATGA